The nucleotide sequence ATGGAAACCGTATCTTCGCTCGGCGGGAATACCACCTTCGACATGATGGATGGATCAGGATTGACACGCTACAATCTTATTTCTGCTCGGCAGATCGCATCCGTCCTTGAGGGAATGACCAAGGAATCGACATTTGCCACTTTTGATGAATCTTTACCCATAGCGGGAATGGACGGTACGCTAAAAAACCGCTTGAAGGACACCCCCGCCGCTAATAATCTTCATGCGAAAACAGGTTCGATGACGGGTGTGAACACACTGTCGGGTTATATCACGACCAAAAGCGGGGAGAAGCTCATCGTTTCGATTATGTTTAATGGTTATGTCGAGGATGAAGAGCTGTTTACCAAGATGCAGGACCAGATCATCACAATACTGGCCAGTTATAAATAGGAGTAACACGGAAAAAGGAGCCCCAATATCGGGAGCTCCTTTTTCCGTTGGTATCGTCGGCTGAACTGGGTCAATGCCTGTAGCGGTCAAACAGCGGGTGACATATCTATATTCAGATTAGGAAGCAGGCGAAGTACAGAACAGCGATGAAGGAGGGGAAAAAGAGAAGATGCACCCTGCACTCTTTCATTGGAAGCGTTTGGAACAAGTTGTAACAGAGGTGCTTGTACAGGCAGGTGCCAGACGCAAGCATGCAAGGCTTGTCGCAGAATCTCTCGTCCATGCTGATTTGCGAGGTATTGAGTCCCATGGTTTGGCGAGGCTGCCGATTTATATCCAACGAATCGAAGCAGGCTTGATCGAATTGAACGATGAACCAGTGATATGGAAACAGGAGGGAGCAACAGCGTTGGTAGACGGCAAAAACCAGTTGGGTGCGGTAGTCGGGGTGGTGGCTTTGGAGGAAGCGATCAAATTGTCACGGCAGATGGGAATCGGGGTAGTTGGCGTTCGTCATTCCAACCACTTTGGCTCCTGTTCGTATTATGCAGAACGAGCGATCGCAGAAGGGAAAATTCTTCTTGTCCTTTCCAATGCACCCGAAGCAATAGCACCTACAGGAGGGATTCGCCCTTTTTTCGGAACAAATCCAATTGCAGTGGGAATACCGGCAGGGGAAGAGCCATCCTTTTTGTTAGATATGGCTACGAGTGTCGCTGCCAGGGGAAAAATCGCCTTAGCCGTTAAAAAAGGGGAAACAATTCCTGCCGATTGGGCCATCGATCCCACTGGGAAGGAAACGACTGATCCCGCACAAGCCTTGCTAGGTTCACTTTTGCCGATCGGAGGGGCAAAGGGTTATGGATTGGCAATGTTCATTGATATCTTGTGTGGGCTGCTAACGGGTGCAGCAACGGGACCACATGTAAAAAGCCTGTATGACAATTGGAACGATCCACAAAACGTTGGACATCTATTCTTGACGGTGGATATTGAACGATTTATGCCACTGTCCGATTTCTGCACCAATATGGATGCATACATTCGTGAAGTGAAAAGTGTGCCTACGAAAGAAGGGGTATTCGAAATTTTCATACCTGGAGAGATCGAGAGCCGAAAAAAGCAAGAACGCATGGAAAACGGTATCCCATTTGATCCGAACGTGACGAAAGAACTCAGCCAATTATGCCGCACCTACGGGGTTGATTTGCAGGCAGCGTATTACATCCCCTAACCAGATTTCCTTTCGCAGGTGGTTTCATGGACAATCCATCCCACATAGACTAATGTCATCGGTTTGGAAAGGAGTGAACCGCCTATGCAACGACACATGTGCAAAGGAAAAATTCACAGGGCGACAGTTACGCAGGCCGAATTGGATTACGTGGGGAGTATCACAATTGACGTTGCTCTCATGGAAGCGGCAGATATCAAGCCATATGAAATCGTGCAAATAACCAGTTTGCGTAATGCCACGCGCTGGAAAACATACGCATTACCCGGAGCATCGGGTAGCGGAGTCATCTGTCTGAACGGTCCACCTGCTCATCTATTCTCGCCAGGAGATCTGGTCATTATTTTGAGTATGGGCATGTACGAAGAATCCGAGATCGAACAGCTCGTTCCCAAGGTCGTGTTTGTGGACGAACAGAATCGTATCACGAAAATAGAGGAGCATCATCTGATAAAGAATGGAGAGACACTGCCATAAAACCGCCAAACGTAGGAAAATGGGGCAAGCACAAGCACATGGTCAAAGACGAACTTTTGCAGGAGTATTTGCCCAAAACCCGCGTGTACTCTCCAGAAGAGCTATGGGAGTATGCAGAAGCGTTTACACATGTGATGCTGAAGCCTTCGGGAGGCGGCGGTGGGGCAGGAATTATTCAAGTAACGGCGCGAGGAGAAGAGCAATATTTGGTTCATAGTGGGAGTCGTCGTCGCCTCGTGGATGGGAAAGAGGCGACGATCCGATACGTGGAATCGTTGTTTCGACCAAAAACATACCTGCTCCAGCCACGTATCCCACTCGGCAGAATCAACGGCAAGCCTTTTGACGTGCGTGTCATGATCCAGCGAAAGAGCAACAAGGAGCCCTGGAAAATAACGGGGTGGTGTGCAAAGCTTGCAGGACCGGGCTATGTCGTGACAAATGTGGCTCGCAGCCGTGGGAAAGTTTTGCCCATCCAGACCGCAATCAAGCTGTCGAATATAAAAGCAGGCCCGCATCTCCTGCGTGATATCCGCATGGTAGCTGCGGCGGTAGCTAATCGTTTGGGAAGAGCCTATCCGACACTCCGGGAGATCGGTTTAGACTTAGGGATTGATGTGGATGGCAAACCATGGATTATTGAAGCCAACTTCCGACCCTCTCTTTCTCTCTTTCAAAAGCTGGAGGATAAGACCTTTTACAAACGAATTGTCTCCATGCGAAAACGATAAGAGGAAAACCACTTGTCGATGTAACAACGGTAAGATATGGCAGGTGGTTTCCCTTGTTTTTTACTTTCAATTATAGTAAGAAAAATGGTAATGATCTTACAATTACAACTATGGCGTTGCTACTAGCTAAGGGACGCAAAAGTTGATAGAATGCCTCTCAATAAGGTGGGAGGTAATATATACGTCGATGATAACCTTGTCTAAGAAAGAAATGTTGCTGGTCAGTTTTATGCTGTTTTCGATGTTTTTTGGTGCAGGGAACCTTATTTTTCCACCCTATTTGGGTCAAGAGGCAGGTACCCATGTTTGGCTGTCGATTGCAGGCTTTGTATTATCGGCTGTCGGTCTGCCCATCCTTGGGGTGATTGCTATTGCAAAGGCAGGCAGCTTTTACCAATTAGCGAGTCGTGTACATCCAAGCTTTGCTCTTATTTTTCCTATTTTGATTTATGTGTCGATTGGACCCGCACTTGCTATCCCGCGTGCTGGCAGTCTCGCGTACGAGATGGGAATGGCGCCTTTTTTGCCGGCACAAGCCGCTGATTCCACCTGGAGCCTTTTCTTCTATACGATCGTATTTTTTGGCATTGTCTTTTGGTTTAGTCTGAGTCCTTCCAAATTGATTGATCGCTTTGGGAAAATACTGACTCCTGCACTGCTGACCATGATTGCACTGATCTACATCAAGAGCTTATTTACACCACTCGGTCCAACGGGGGTACCAGCAGGAAAATATGCCACCAATCCGGTTGTGCAAGGTTTTCTGGACGGGTATTTAACGATGGATGCTTTGGCTGCACTCGTATTTGGTATCGTGATCGCCAATACGCTGCGGAGCAAGGGAATCGAAGACAAAAAGCAACTGTCTGCGAATATGATCAAAGCAGGTCTCGGAGCAGGTTTGTTGCTGACATTCATCTATGTCATTTTGGGATTGCTCGGTTCATCCGGTGCCTCTTTAGGAAGGCCGGAGAATGGCGCATTACTCTTGACAGCTATCATGAGACAGCTTTTTGGGACAAGCGGTACGCTGATTCTTGGTGTCATCTTTACCGTCGCTTGCCTTTGTGTATCGATTGGACTCGTAACTTCTTGCAGTCAATACTTTCATGGACGATTCAAAGGTTTGTCCTACAGAGGATGGGCGATTATTCTCTGTGTCCTGAGCATGGGAGTCGCAAACTTGGGACTATCGGAGATTTTAAGTGTATCTGTCCCGATTTTGGGCGCAATTTACCCGATTGCTATCGTACTCATTTTGCTGGCTTTACTAGAGCGCTGGATACCTGGGCATTCGTCTGTGTATATGACGACTGTCGCAGTTGTGACGGTTTTTGGTGTCGTGGATTTGATGAATCTTACGTTTTTTAATCAGAGCTGGAGTGATATCTTGGGTGTTCTTCCTTTTTATAAGGAAGGCGCTGGTTGGATCATGCCAGCAATATTTGCTGGTTTTGTCGGTGTTTTGCTCGATTTTCGGAAAAGGACAAACCGCACAGGAACAGGAACAACAACTTCCTCATCAAAATAAGGCAACACGTAAGGGAGGGCTTCGTTTTCGCGAAGCTCTCTTGTTATGGAAAAAAGCATGTTGTTACTTTTTTCGAGGTTCATTCGTATTAAAAGTGTTAAAGCCTAGAGCGTAGTTGAGGAGGTTCATTACGTGAAAGTAGCACCTGTTGCGGAAGGTGAGCGAATTCGGCAGCTAGATGGGATTAGAGGCTTTGCTCTCTTGGGGATCGTACTAGTGAATATGCCGTCATTTTTGTACCCCATTATGTTCTTACCAGATGCAGGACTGGTCAATACCCATTCGGAAATCGATGGTTGGATACGGCTTTTGTTTAACATGTTTATACAGACGAAGTTTTACACGATCTTCTCGTTTTTGTTTGGGGTAGGCTTTTTTCTGTTTATGCATCGTGCGGAGAGCAAACAGTTGCCATATCAAAGCCTGTTTACGCGCAGATTATTGGTGCTGCTGATTGTGGGGATGGCACACCTTGTTTTCCTCTGGTATGGCGACATTCTTCATACGTACGCCCTAGCCGGATTTCTTCTGTTGCTGTTTTACCACAGGCAAGAAAAGACGATCAAAAGATGGGCGTGGACGCTCTTGATTGGTATGCAGGCCCTATCTGCTCTGATGCTGACCGTCCCTGAGGACCTCGTTCCTGTGCCAGATCAATCACCGCTCATACAAAAAGCTATCGATGCTTATACCAATGGGTCGATGATCGAGTGGTTGCTATTCCGGGTTGCTTACGAAATTCCAGTCGTTTTCTCCCTTGAGTTCATTGTTATCCTATCTGTACTGCCGCTCTTTTTATTCGGATTTCTGGCAGCCAAGCGGGGAGTATTGGAGAGGACGGAAGAATTTATTCCAGCCATTCGCCGCGTATGGTGGCTGGCATTGGGCTTAAGTGTTGTGCTTGTACCGATGATTCCGCTTGTTCAATTTGGCATCGTAAAATTTCCTGCCTCGATCTCGATCGCCGTTCAGACATTTGTTACCTGGAGCGGTCTTAGTCTGTGCGCTTTTTACATCACGTCACTGCTGCTTCTTTATCGGAAAGAGAGCGGCAAGCGCATGTTGAAGCATTTGGAACCGGTCGGCAGAATGGCGTTAAGCAACTATTTGAGCCAAACCATCATCGCTGTATTGCTTGTGCGTGTTGGACATTTGTACGGAACGTCTGGGCTGGGTCTCGGATTGGTGTTTAGCTTGGTGATCTTCACTGCGCAAATCTTCGTTAGTCGCTGGTGGCTCGCCAATTATCAGTTTGGTCCTGCCGAATGGCTTTGGCGCTGTTTGACATACGGCAAATTTGTACCGATGAAACGAAAAGGAGGAGCTCATGCGATTTGACACTCTCATGACAATTGCTGTCGTGCTTGTGATGACGTTCTGTTATTTTTATTTGTGGAAAAGGCTTTGCTCGAAAACGTCCAGTTAATCTGGGCGTTTTTTCTACCTTCAACGGTCAGGAACAGCGTAGGATAAAAGTGGCATGATTGGGGCAAAATTTTCCTATCTCATATACCTATTAACAAGCAGCAGCGCTCTTACAGTAGGAAGGAGAAAGAGGATGGCTGGCAATTGGATTTCGTTTTTGATCGGCTCCTTTGTAGGATCGATTGCTGCACTCATCGTGGTGGGACTGCTTTTGATCTGTCTTTTTCGACCTCTTGCCCAGTGGCTGCTCGCCAAGTTCATGAAGCGCCTCATGTCAGACCGCTATCCGGAAAATATTTTTGAGATGGTCTCCGCAATGACCAAAGTCAGTCCACGCTACGTTCTGGAGAACAGCTTGCGAGCAGCTTCTGGACAAGCCATCGAGCGTCCTTTCGGAAGTCCGCGTAAGTTCTTGAACTTCGATAGCTTGATATTTTCTCCTGCACAACTGGCCAAGCTGCCTTCGAGTGAGGATACCGAAGTGGATATGCAAATCACGATTGGACCCATGGCAAAAAAGCCTTTAACCTTGGACATTCCGCTCATGGTAGGGGCAATGGGATACGGTATCGGTGTAAGTGCCGATGTAAAAATCGCGATTGCAAAAGGAACGGCTGCAGTGGGGACTTTGACGAATACCGGTGAAGGCCCATTATTACCGGAAGAGAGGAAATTCGCCAAACACCTGATTCTCCAATACAACTCGGGAAAGTGGGGAAAGGAACCGGAAATTTTGCGACAGGCGGACGCCATCGAAATCCATTTTGGGCAAGGGGCGACTGCAGCTGCCGCGAGTTTTATCCCCGCTGAATATATCCAGGGAAGAGCTGCTGAAATTATGGGCGTGCAGAATGAAGAAATGATCATCATTCCTTCACGGCAGCCGGAAGTATCGAATCCGGAAGATCTTAAGAAGCTCATAGACAAGTTGCGCACAATAACAGACGGTGTTCCGATTGGAGTCAAA is from Brevibacillus brevis and encodes:
- a CDS encoding Ldh family oxidoreductase — translated: MHPALFHWKRLEQVVTEVLVQAGARRKHARLVAESLVHADLRGIESHGLARLPIYIQRIEAGLIELNDEPVIWKQEGATALVDGKNQLGAVVGVVALEEAIKLSRQMGIGVVGVRHSNHFGSCSYYAERAIAEGKILLVLSNAPEAIAPTGGIRPFFGTNPIAVGIPAGEEPSFLLDMATSVAARGKIALAVKKGETIPADWAIDPTGKETTDPAQALLGSLLPIGGAKGYGLAMFIDILCGLLTGAATGPHVKSLYDNWNDPQNVGHLFLTVDIERFMPLSDFCTNMDAYIREVKSVPTKEGVFEIFIPGEIESRKKQERMENGIPFDPNVTKELSQLCRTYGVDLQAAYYIP
- a CDS encoding YheC/YheD family protein, whose protein sequence is MVKDELLQEYLPKTRVYSPEELWEYAEAFTHVMLKPSGGGGGAGIIQVTARGEEQYLVHSGSRRRLVDGKEATIRYVESLFRPKTYLLQPRIPLGRINGKPFDVRVMIQRKSNKEPWKITGWCAKLAGPGYVVTNVARSRGKVLPIQTAIKLSNIKAGPHLLRDIRMVAAAVANRLGRAYPTLREIGLDLGIDVDGKPWIIEANFRPSLSLFQKLEDKTFYKRIVSMRKR
- a CDS encoding FMN-binding glutamate synthase family protein; its protein translation is MAGNWISFLIGSFVGSIAALIVVGLLLICLFRPLAQWLLAKFMKRLMSDRYPENIFEMVSAMTKVSPRYVLENSLRAASGQAIERPFGSPRKFLNFDSLIFSPAQLAKLPSSEDTEVDMQITIGPMAKKPLTLDIPLMVGAMGYGIGVSADVKIAIAKGTAAVGTLTNTGEGPLLPEERKFAKHLILQYNSGKWGKEPEILRQADAIEIHFGQGATAAAASFIPAEYIQGRAAEIMGVQNEEMIIIPSRQPEVSNPEDLKKLIDKLRTITDGVPIGVKICASAILEKDLEIAIQAGVDFISIDGGQAGTKGGPPILEDDFGLPTIYALTRAVRYLKKKGVKERITLLSGGGYNTPGECLKAIALGADGIFMGTAVLWAMTHDQVTKAIPWEPPTELITYPGSLKNKFDPDLATKYLANFFLSFVDEMEIAILALGKTSIREVTAADLVSLDEMTSKVTKVPLAYHSSSSS
- a CDS encoding DUF418 domain-containing protein yields the protein MKVAPVAEGERIRQLDGIRGFALLGIVLVNMPSFLYPIMFLPDAGLVNTHSEIDGWIRLLFNMFIQTKFYTIFSFLFGVGFFLFMHRAESKQLPYQSLFTRRLLVLLIVGMAHLVFLWYGDILHTYALAGFLLLLFYHRQEKTIKRWAWTLLIGMQALSALMLTVPEDLVPVPDQSPLIQKAIDAYTNGSMIEWLLFRVAYEIPVVFSLEFIVILSVLPLFLFGFLAAKRGVLERTEEFIPAIRRVWWLALGLSVVLVPMIPLVQFGIVKFPASISIAVQTFVTWSGLSLCAFYITSLLLLYRKESGKRMLKHLEPVGRMALSNYLSQTIIAVLLVRVGHLYGTSGLGLGLVFSLVIFTAQIFVSRWWLANYQFGPAEWLWRCLTYGKFVPMKRKGGAHAI
- the panD gene encoding aspartate 1-decarboxylase, producing MQRHMCKGKIHRATVTQAELDYVGSITIDVALMEAADIKPYEIVQITSLRNATRWKTYALPGASGSGVICLNGPPAHLFSPGDLVIILSMGMYEESEIEQLVPKVVFVDEQNRITKIEEHHLIKNGETLP
- the brnQ gene encoding branched-chain amino acid transport system II carrier protein, with protein sequence MITLSKKEMLLVSFMLFSMFFGAGNLIFPPYLGQEAGTHVWLSIAGFVLSAVGLPILGVIAIAKAGSFYQLASRVHPSFALIFPILIYVSIGPALAIPRAGSLAYEMGMAPFLPAQAADSTWSLFFYTIVFFGIVFWFSLSPSKLIDRFGKILTPALLTMIALIYIKSLFTPLGPTGVPAGKYATNPVVQGFLDGYLTMDALAALVFGIVIANTLRSKGIEDKKQLSANMIKAGLGAGLLLTFIYVILGLLGSSGASLGRPENGALLLTAIMRQLFGTSGTLILGVIFTVACLCVSIGLVTSCSQYFHGRFKGLSYRGWAIILCVLSMGVANLGLSEILSVSVPILGAIYPIAIVLILLALLERWIPGHSSVYMTTVAVVTVFGVVDLMNLTFFNQSWSDILGVLPFYKEGAGWIMPAIFAGFVGVLLDFRKRTNRTGTGTTTSSSK